The Acidimicrobiia bacterium genome includes a window with the following:
- the mfd gene encoding transcription-repair coupling factor, with protein sequence MPAPLAALVDLWRAHPMGGVDRIAVPPPVRAYFLAGLALEARGPLLAIVPGEVDAEELTDDLALFTESTALLPAWETLPFEHVSPNLGTMAARAEARHALRTAGGGTVVVASVRAAIQRVASAPVEPLAVAEGERIDFDRLVDHLSRLGYERTHRVEGRGQFSVRGGIVDVYPGQARSAVRIDVWGDTVSEITEMSIASQRSEGRIDRVLVFPVRELRPDETIAATARSLLTTAPWASSSWERLAAGATFPGMESWLPWLTPPRSVVDELSGRGGVVLFDPVSCRERAAALATEESELAAALAATWGIDPVAAAEHPPLFLDLPGPGEGFVEAPPAPARPEDPTLRVRGLDAVPGDAESVAAALGRLIADGTKVVIAMDGEAAADRVARILGEAGLGLAREDGFAGESLVIGAGIHRGFALPDVGAAVFGEQEIAGRRRAHRRPGRTRAQPTEGYDDLRSGDYVVHRQHGIGRFEGLVTQRLGDVERDYLLVAYAGGDRLYVPTDQLGAITRYTGGEAPRLSRMGGADWERTRSRVRAEVAAVAEEVVALHRTRALARGHAFGPDTPWQRELEDAFPFEETRDQLLAIGEVKADMESDNPMDRLVFGDVGFGKTEVAVRAMFKAVQAGKQAAMLVPTTLLAQQHLQTIGERFAPYPIRVEVLSRFLTGAQQRSVVAGLADGTVDVVVGTHRLLSEDVSFRDLGLLVVDEEQRFGVAAKDRIRSLRSSVDVLTLTATPIPRTLEMALTGIRSVSRIATPPEDRHPILTFVGPYDERAVAAAIRREMLRDGQVFYVHNRVASIDSAMARLRSLVPDARLAVAHGQMSESRLEQVMLDFWNRDYDVLVATTIIESGLDLPQVNTLIVERADVLGLAQLYQLRGRVGRSSQRAYAYLFHAESEHLTEEAHRRLEAIGEFADLGSGFQLAMRDLEIRGAGSLLGNMQSGHISAVGLDLYVELVADAVEQLTTGNTSERQSPGVRIEMPVEAHLPDDYVPDQESRLEAYRRLAAATTHGDVDDVVAEWEDRYGPLPRRADALVEVARLRVEALRVGITEVVASRRDVRLTPVALKASEEVRLERLRPGALVRDGSLFLPKARASVAELTEFLRTMWPLDGK encoded by the coding sequence ATGCCCGCCCCGCTCGCCGCCCTCGTCGACCTCTGGCGGGCACATCCGATGGGTGGCGTCGATCGGATCGCCGTGCCTCCGCCGGTGCGCGCCTACTTCCTCGCCGGACTGGCCCTGGAAGCCCGGGGTCCACTGCTGGCGATCGTCCCGGGTGAGGTCGATGCCGAGGAATTGACGGACGACCTGGCGCTGTTCACGGAGTCGACGGCCCTGCTGCCGGCATGGGAGACGCTCCCGTTCGAGCACGTCTCGCCCAACCTCGGCACGATGGCGGCACGCGCCGAGGCGCGTCACGCACTGCGCACCGCCGGAGGTGGGACGGTGGTGGTGGCGTCGGTGCGCGCTGCGATCCAACGGGTTGCCTCCGCGCCGGTCGAGCCACTGGCGGTGGCCGAAGGGGAGCGCATCGACTTCGATCGACTCGTCGACCACCTGTCGAGACTGGGATACGAACGGACCCACCGGGTCGAAGGCCGGGGACAGTTCTCGGTGAGGGGAGGGATCGTCGACGTGTATCCGGGCCAGGCACGGAGTGCGGTCCGCATCGATGTCTGGGGGGACACCGTTAGCGAGATCACCGAGATGTCAATCGCCAGCCAGCGGTCGGAGGGTCGCATCGACCGGGTTCTCGTCTTCCCGGTGCGCGAGCTCCGGCCTGACGAGACGATCGCCGCCACCGCCCGTTCACTTCTGACCACGGCACCGTGGGCATCGTCGTCGTGGGAACGACTGGCGGCTGGGGCCACCTTCCCCGGGATGGAGTCGTGGCTCCCATGGCTGACCCCACCGCGATCGGTCGTCGACGAACTCTCCGGGAGGGGCGGTGTCGTCCTCTTCGATCCTGTTTCCTGCCGGGAACGAGCAGCGGCGCTGGCGACCGAGGAGTCGGAGCTCGCCGCCGCCCTCGCCGCGACCTGGGGGATCGATCCGGTGGCGGCAGCAGAACATCCACCCCTGTTCCTCGATCTTCCCGGCCCGGGAGAGGGGTTCGTCGAGGCGCCGCCGGCTCCCGCACGGCCCGAAGACCCGACTCTGCGGGTCCGTGGGCTGGACGCGGTTCCCGGCGATGCCGAGTCGGTGGCCGCTGCCCTCGGGCGCCTCATCGCCGATGGAACGAAGGTGGTGATCGCGATGGATGGGGAGGCCGCCGCCGATCGCGTGGCGCGGATCCTGGGCGAGGCGGGCCTCGGGCTGGCGCGTGAGGACGGGTTCGCCGGCGAGTCCCTGGTCATCGGAGCCGGCATCCACCGTGGATTCGCGCTCCCCGACGTCGGTGCCGCGGTGTTCGGCGAGCAGGAGATCGCCGGTCGGCGGCGTGCCCACCGTCGTCCGGGTCGCACCCGCGCCCAGCCGACCGAGGGATACGACGATCTGCGATCCGGGGACTACGTAGTCCATCGTCAGCACGGAATCGGTCGCTTCGAGGGGCTGGTGACCCAGAGGCTGGGCGACGTGGAACGCGACTACCTCCTGGTCGCCTATGCCGGCGGCGACCGGCTCTACGTGCCGACCGATCAGCTCGGAGCGATCACCCGCTACACCGGCGGCGAGGCGCCCAGACTCAGCAGGATGGGCGGAGCGGACTGGGAACGCACCCGGAGCCGGGTCCGCGCCGAGGTCGCCGCCGTCGCCGAGGAGGTCGTTGCGCTGCACCGGACTCGGGCACTGGCGAGGGGCCACGCCTTCGGACCCGACACCCCGTGGCAGCGGGAGCTGGAGGATGCCTTCCCGTTCGAGGAGACCCGCGATCAGTTGCTGGCGATCGGTGAGGTCAAGGCGGACATGGAGAGCGACAACCCGATGGATCGCCTGGTGTTCGGGGACGTCGGCTTCGGCAAGACCGAGGTGGCGGTGCGGGCGATGTTCAAGGCGGTGCAGGCGGGCAAACAGGCGGCCATGCTGGTGCCGACGACGCTGCTCGCCCAGCAGCACCTCCAGACGATCGGTGAGCGGTTCGCCCCGTATCCGATCCGCGTCGAGGTGCTGAGCCGGTTCCTGACCGGCGCACAGCAGCGGTCCGTGGTCGCCGGACTCGCCGACGGCACCGTCGATGTCGTCGTGGGGACCCATCGCCTGCTGTCCGAGGATGTCTCCTTTCGGGACCTCGGCTTGCTCGTCGTGGACGAAGAGCAGCGGTTCGGTGTCGCCGCCAAGGATCGGATCCGAAGCCTGCGGTCGTCGGTGGACGTACTGACCCTCACCGCGACGCCGATCCCGAGGACGCTGGAGATGGCCCTGACCGGCATCCGGAGCGTGAGCCGCATCGCGACGCCGCCGGAAGATCGTCACCCGATCCTGACCTTCGTCGGACCGTACGACGAGCGGGCGGTGGCGGCGGCGATTCGCCGGGAGATGCTGCGCGATGGGCAGGTCTTCTACGTGCACAACCGGGTGGCATCGATCGACTCGGCGATGGCGCGTCTCAGATCCCTGGTGCCCGATGCCCGGCTGGCCGTCGCCCACGGTCAGATGAGCGAGAGTCGGCTGGAGCAGGTGATGCTCGACTTCTGGAACCGCGATTACGACGTCCTCGTCGCCACCACGATCATCGAGTCCGGTCTCGACCTTCCGCAGGTCAACACACTCATCGTCGAACGCGCCGACGTGCTCGGCCTCGCCCAGCTGTACCAATTGCGCGGGCGCGTGGGGCGATCGTCGCAGCGCGCCTACGCCTACCTGTTCCACGCCGAATCGGAGCATCTGACCGAGGAGGCGCACCGCCGCCTCGAGGCGATCGGTGAGTTCGCCGACCTCGGCTCCGGATTCCAGCTGGCGATGCGAGATCTCGAGATCAGGGGAGCCGGCAGCCTCCTGGGCAACATGCAGTCGGGCCACATCAGCGCGGTCGGACTCGACCTCTACGTGGAGTTGGTCGCCGATGCAGTCGAACAACTCACCACCGGTAATACCTCGGAGCGGCAATCGCCCGGAGTGCGGATCGAGATGCCGGTCGAGGCTCATCTGCCCGACGACTACGTGCCCGATCAGGAAAGCCGTCTCGAGGCGTATCGCCGGCTGGCGGCTGCCACCACCCACGGCGACGTCGATGACGTGGTCGCCGAGTGGGAGGACCGCTACGGCCCTCTGCCGCGCCGCGCCGATGCCCTGGTCGAGGTCGCCCGCCTCCGTGTGGAGGCCCTGCGGGTTGGGATCACCGAGGTCGTCGCCAGCCGCCGTGACGTGCGGCTCACCCCGGTCGCCCTGAAAGCCTCCGAGGAGGTCCGACTCGAGCGGCTGCGGCCGGGCGCGTTGGTGCGTGACGGCTCGCTGTTCCTCCCCAAGGCCCGTGCCTCGGTCGCCGAGTTGACCGAATTCCTCCGTACAATGTGGCCCCTCGACGGGAAGTAA
- the pgsA gene encoding CDP-diacylglycerol--glycerol-3-phosphate 3-phosphatidyltransferase, which produces MPSPARRPTLSIPDRIAYFRMALVPVILTLILLSEHIDHSLGIAAALMVLAIFSDFLDGYLARRWEITTVFGAFLDQITDKVLVAGALFGLVAIGRVWAWAAFVIVAREILVSGLRGLAAMDGEVVHPSIWGKIKASVQYLAIMMALIRTETAYGGLRPDQWVMVGAVVVTALSGYEYFTRFARVLRASRTAG; this is translated from the coding sequence ATGCCCAGCCCGGCCCGGAGGCCCACGCTGTCGATTCCAGACCGAATCGCATACTTCCGCATGGCGCTGGTGCCGGTGATCCTCACGCTGATCCTGCTCTCAGAGCACATCGACCATTCGCTCGGAATCGCGGCGGCACTGATGGTGCTCGCCATCTTCAGCGATTTTTTGGACGGCTACCTGGCGCGCCGATGGGAGATCACCACCGTGTTCGGCGCCTTCCTCGACCAGATCACCGACAAGGTGCTCGTGGCCGGTGCGCTCTTCGGGCTGGTCGCCATCGGGCGGGTCTGGGCATGGGCGGCGTTCGTGATCGTCGCCCGCGAGATCCTGGTATCCGGTCTGCGCGGGTTGGCGGCAATGGACGGCGAGGTGGTTCATCCGTCCATCTGGGGAAAGATCAAGGCGAGTGTTCAGTACCTGGCGATCATGATGGCCCTGATTCGCACGGAGACCGCGTACGGGGGCCTGAGACCCGACCAATGGGTGATGGTCGGTGCCGTCGTGGTGACCGCACTCTCCGGGTACGAGTACTTCACGCGCTTCGCGCGCGTCCTGCGGGCGAGTCGAACCGCCGGCTAG